TGTTTATTGGCTTCGGAAACGGGTGTACAGAAGCCGCTTGTAATCCTTTGATTGCCGACTTATACTCTGGCAAGAAGATGGATAAGATGTTAAACAGATTTCATATGTGGTTTCCGGGGGGAATCGTACTTGGGAGCTTAATTTCGAAGTTCATGACAGACTTCGGTGCTTCCTGGCAAACGCAAATGTGGGTCATCATGGTTCCTACGATACTTTATGCAATCATCTTCTGGGGCAAGGCATTTCCAGAGCCTAAACAAGAAGCTGCGGCATCAATTTCCAATAATTTCAAAGCGATGTTCTCTCCAATTTTCATATTCCTATTCTGTTGTATGGCATTGACAGCCATCTCAGAATTCGGGCCTCAACAATGGGTGGGAATCATTATGGCAGATAGCGGAGCGAGTCCAATGTTAATTCTGGCTTTGGTAACAGGAGTGATGGCGGTAGGACGATTCTTCGCAGGATCGGTAATCAAAGTATTGGGGCAGACGGGTGTGCTGTTGTTTTCGGCAATATTCGCAACGATTGGCGTCTATCTGTTCTCCGTTGTTACGGGTGGGATGGCTTATGTGGCGGCGATTTTCTTTGCGATTGGCGTTTGCTATTTCTGGCCGACCATGATTGCGACTACCGCGCAGCGTGTTCCATTGAGTGGTGCGCTAGGGATGTCGATCATCGGAGGAGTAGGCATGTTTTCGACCTCGATTTTTCAGCCAATCATAGGACGTTGGATCGATAAATCAAAAGAAGCAGTCGTTGCTTCAGGACAGGCTGTAGGCAACATTGATTTGGCGGTAGGTCAAGCTACGTTAGCCAAGCTGGCTATATTTCCGGGCATACTGATTGTGTTATTTATACTGTTCTATTTCTGGCAAAAGAGAACTTACAAACCCGATACATATGCGGAAGAATCTGCGGTTGAAACAGCATAGCAGCAAAAGATTAAAGTATTGGAGGAAGATTGTAAACGATTGATATGATTATAATGAGCAAGTACAAACATATAGCAGATTTTCGTACCGCCAAGTTAGCGACACTATTCTTGTTGTTCTTAATAGCCGTTACGAATGCTGCTTGTGCGCAACAAAAGGAATGGTTGCACTTCAAACCGGACGCTGCAAAAGCAAAAGGGAAAAAAGTAGTATTGGTTTCCGGCGATGAAGAATATCGATCGGAAGAAAGTATGCCGATGCTTGCAAAGATATTGACTAGCCATCATGGTTTTGAAACTGTTGTCTTGTTTGCCATTGACCCCAATTCAAAGCAGATCAATCCGGAATATCAGAAGAATATACCCGGTCTTTCCAACTTAAAAGATGCGGATTTGATGGTAATAGCGACTCGGTTCCGCGAATTGCCCGATGATCAGATGAAACATATTGATGATTATTTGAAATCGGGGAAACCCGTTATCGGCTTACGCACGGCAACACATGCTTTTAATTTTGCTAAAGAATCAAAAAGCCCTTATAAGCACTATGCTTATAATGAGCAGAGCAAAGCTTGGAAAGGTGGGTTCGGCGGATTGGTATTGGGGGAGACATGGGTCAATCATCATGGAGTTCACGGCAAAGAGGGAAGTCGTGGACTGATTAACGGTTTAGAGGTTGAAGCAAAGAATCCAATATTAATGGGCGTAAAAGATATTTGGGTACCATCCGATGTGTATGGAATACGTAATAACTTAAAGGGCGCACGGATTCTTGTCTTCGGACAGCCTACTTCGGGCATGACTGCCGAGAGTCCGGTCAATTGGCAGAAAACTATTATGCCGGTTGCTTGGACAAAAGATTATCAAATACCCGGAGGGAAGAAAGGTCAAGTTTTCACAACAACCATGGGCTCTTCAATCGACTTAAAAAGTGCAGACTTAAGGCGCTTGATTGTCAATGCGACCTATTCCTTACTCGGTTTATCGAGTGCTATTAAAGAAGATTTAAATATCGATCCTGTCGGAAATTTCGAAGCACGTATGTTCGGGTTTGGAACATACGAGAAAGGTAAATATCCGAAGGATTATCAATAAGGATTTTATTCGTTTTTATTAATTCAATTGGTTCCGTAGGGTTTGGTTAACCCTACAAGGTAAATCCTCGATGTGAATCGGGGATTTTTCTGTTTTAGAGATTTTGTTTGTTTATTTTTGTTTTATCAGGCATGAAGCATTCATTATAAATCAGCACATCATATGACGGAGATAAGAAGATTAAGACGAGCGCAGGAAGAAGACAAAGATTTTATTTGGGGAATTCTACAGCAGGCAATTGCGAAGCGGAGAGAGGAAGGGAGCGAGCAGTGGCAGGACG
The DNA window shown above is from Sphingobacterium hotanense and carries:
- a CDS encoding ThuA domain-containing protein — its product is MSKYKHIADFRTAKLATLFLLFLIAVTNAACAQQKEWLHFKPDAAKAKGKKVVLVSGDEEYRSEESMPMLAKILTSHHGFETVVLFAIDPNSKQINPEYQKNIPGLSNLKDADLMVIATRFRELPDDQMKHIDDYLKSGKPVIGLRTATHAFNFAKESKSPYKHYAYNEQSKAWKGGFGGLVLGETWVNHHGVHGKEGSRGLINGLEVEAKNPILMGVKDIWVPSDVYGIRNNLKGARILVFGQPTSGMTAESPVNWQKTIMPVAWTKDYQIPGGKKGQVFTTTMGSSIDLKSADLRRLIVNATYSLLGLSSAIKEDLNIDPVGNFEARMFGFGTYEKGKYPKDYQ
- a CDS encoding MFS transporter, encoding MSKQVNSSALFLGSCLALITTGLTFSIRAGILPQLGKSFDLSAEQLGFINSMWFLGFPISMILGGLFYYKVGPANIMRIAFISHTVGIILTIFATGYTSLLVSTLFIGFGNGCTEAACNPLIADLYSGKKMDKMLNRFHMWFPGGIVLGSLISKFMTDFGASWQTQMWVIMVPTILYAIIFWGKAFPEPKQEAAASISNNFKAMFSPIFIFLFCCMALTAISEFGPQQWVGIIMADSGASPMLILALVTGVMAVGRFFAGSVIKVLGQTGVLLFSAIFATIGVYLFSVVTGGMAYVAAIFFAIGVCYFWPTMIATTAQRVPLSGALGMSIIGGVGMFSTSIFQPIIGRWIDKSKEAVVASGQAVGNIDLAVGQATLAKLAIFPGILIVLFILFYFWQKRTYKPDTYAEESAVETA